Proteins from a genomic interval of Desulfomonilaceae bacterium:
- a CDS encoding NAD-dependent malic enzyme, protein MIVQSSPSHSLTIRVRFERRPGALARVATTIGEMDALVGSIPIVKIEKDHVIRDFDIYACDESQEVRIVEALKALPEVEVLDVTDRTFQYHIGGKIEITPSKRLAGREDLSMAYTPGVGRISMAIARNSDDAYKYTMKGNTVAIVTDGSAVLGLGNIGPLGALPVMEGKSMIFKEFAGINAFPICLNTSGIDEIVATVKAISPSFAAINLEDISAPRCFEIERRLTEELDIPVFHDDQHGTSIAVLAALRNALKRVGKRLADTRIVVSGTGAAGVACIKTLLEAGANQILCCDRAGSLFPGRTQGMNAIKEEIAQMTNPEGIQCNLKESLVGADIFIGLSGGNLLEAKDLAVMTPESIVFALANPIPEVNPWEALDYAHIVATGRSDFPNQINNALVFPGIFRGALNVRARKITREMRLAASAAIANLIPEDELADQNIIPGIFNKDVCPAVAAAVADAAAFSGGL, encoded by the coding sequence ATGATCGTTCAATCTAGTCCCAGCCACAGCCTTACCATAAGAGTTCGGTTTGAAAGGCGCCCGGGAGCCCTGGCGCGCGTGGCTACTACCATAGGGGAAATGGACGCGCTCGTGGGCTCAATACCAATTGTAAAAATCGAGAAAGATCACGTTATTAGGGATTTTGATATTTACGCCTGTGATGAAAGCCAGGAAGTCAGAATCGTAGAAGCATTGAAAGCTTTACCTGAGGTTGAAGTGCTTGATGTCACAGACAGAACTTTCCAATATCACATAGGTGGCAAGATAGAAATTACGCCTTCAAAGAGACTTGCCGGCAGGGAAGACCTTTCCATGGCCTACACTCCAGGAGTCGGTCGTATTTCAATGGCCATAGCCAGAAATAGTGATGACGCCTACAAGTACACTATGAAGGGAAACACGGTAGCAATAGTCACCGATGGATCAGCAGTGCTTGGGCTTGGAAACATTGGACCGCTTGGAGCTTTGCCTGTCATGGAGGGCAAGTCCATGATCTTCAAAGAGTTCGCGGGGATTAACGCCTTTCCCATCTGCTTGAATACTTCAGGAATTGACGAAATTGTGGCGACGGTAAAAGCGATAAGCCCAAGCTTTGCAGCGATAAATCTCGAAGATATCTCGGCGCCCAGATGTTTTGAGATCGAAAGGCGGCTCACTGAAGAGCTTGATATCCCCGTGTTTCATGACGATCAACACGGTACTTCCATCGCGGTTCTGGCGGCATTGAGAAACGCCCTGAAAAGAGTCGGCAAGCGACTGGCCGATACTCGGATAGTTGTCTCTGGAACTGGAGCGGCGGGAGTCGCCTGCATCAAGACGCTGTTGGAAGCTGGGGCTAATCAAATACTCTGCTGTGACAGGGCAGGTTCATTATTCCCGGGCAGAACCCAGGGTATGAATGCGATCAAGGAAGAAATAGCCCAAATGACTAATCCCGAAGGGATCCAGTGTAATCTCAAGGAATCTCTGGTAGGGGCCGACATATTCATTGGCCTGTCCGGAGGAAACCTCCTTGAGGCAAAAGACCTAGCAGTTATGACTCCCGAATCGATCGTATTCGCTCTGGCTAACCCGATACCTGAAGTAAACCCATGGGAGGCTCTCGATTATGCTCACATAGTAGCTACGGGAAGAAGCGATTTCCCGAATCAGATCAATAACGCTCTTGTATTCCCAGGGATATTCAGAGGCGCATTAAATGTTCGGGCCAGGAAAATAACCAGGGAAATGAGGCTTGCAGCATCAGCGGCTATTGCCAATCTGATTCCGGAAGATGAACTGGCTGATCAAAACATAATCCCAGGAATTTTTAATAAGGATGTTTGCCCGGCGGTCGCAGCAGCCGTAGCTGACGCAGCGGCATTTAGCGGAGGATTATGA
- the pyk gene encoding pyruvate kinase, with translation MNLDLIVFSKWMNRRKMALPFNKTKIVCTIGPASKSSKIIEQMIMAGMNIARINFSHGDFEEHADIISTIREVSERLGRDVAILADLPGPKIRIGILREEPIELRIGDVICLTTDDIIGDKRRVSVNLPNLTQAVKKGDQIFLNDGLIQLEVLAVVDRDVKCEVKVGAELRSRKGLNLPGISLGIGAFTDRDYECLRFALEQQVDAVSQSFVESASDIDSLRKSASVLGASPFVIAKIERSKALQNIDQILAAADGVMIARGDLGVETPIESIALLQKEIMAKANLMAKPVITATQMLESMTGNRRPTRAECTDVANAILDGTDCVMLSAESATGDYPVDAVLTLAKIATLTENYRSRRPIGHFLPMPEIQENINIRDLIAVSVKNAVEHIQPDAVFVPTRSGASARSMSRFKLPVWIVAVSSLQTTCRRLHFSYGVYPQLEFEHPDNWRDFTTSWLAQNDMIGKLVILTEGPSSKHPETNNRMELVDLSRVF, from the coding sequence ATGAACTTAGACCTTATAGTTTTCTCAAAGTGGATGAATAGGCGAAAAATGGCGCTTCCTTTCAATAAGACTAAAATTGTTTGCACAATCGGCCCCGCTTCTAAATCGTCAAAAATAATCGAACAGATGATTATGGCAGGGATGAACATAGCCAGGATAAATTTCTCTCACGGAGATTTTGAAGAGCATGCAGATATTATCTCAACCATCCGAGAAGTCTCTGAGAGACTGGGTAGAGATGTAGCGATTCTTGCAGACCTGCCGGGGCCTAAGATTCGTATAGGAATTCTTCGTGAAGAACCAATTGAATTGAGAATAGGCGATGTGATTTGTCTTACTACTGACGACATAATAGGGGACAAACGCCGTGTTTCGGTTAACCTACCCAATTTGACCCAAGCGGTGAAAAAGGGTGATCAGATTTTTTTGAATGATGGTTTGATTCAGCTAGAAGTTTTAGCTGTAGTTGATCGGGATGTGAAATGTGAGGTAAAGGTTGGGGCGGAACTCAGATCAAGAAAAGGATTGAATCTTCCTGGAATATCTTTGGGGATAGGAGCATTTACCGACCGCGACTATGAGTGTCTTCGATTTGCTCTTGAACAACAAGTGGACGCCGTTAGTCAGTCGTTTGTAGAATCCGCCTCAGATATAGATTCTCTGAGGAAATCCGCTTCAGTGCTTGGCGCTAGCCCTTTTGTAATAGCCAAGATCGAAAGGTCCAAGGCTCTTCAAAATATCGATCAAATACTTGCAGCCGCTGACGGGGTAATGATAGCTCGCGGCGATCTGGGGGTAGAAACACCAATAGAGAGCATAGCTTTGCTCCAAAAAGAGATCATGGCTAAAGCTAATTTGATGGCTAAGCCAGTGATTACAGCCACTCAAATGCTGGAATCCATGACGGGCAATCGTCGGCCCACTAGGGCCGAGTGTACGGACGTCGCAAACGCTATTCTGGACGGGACTGATTGTGTCATGCTTTCAGCCGAGTCTGCTACCGGCGATTACCCTGTTGACGCTGTGCTTACACTAGCAAAAATAGCTACCCTGACTGAAAATTATAGGAGTCGCAGGCCGATTGGTCATTTCTTACCCATGCCTGAGATACAGGAAAACATAAATATTAGGGATTTGATAGCCGTGAGTGTCAAGAACGCTGTGGAGCATATTCAACCGGATGCGGTGTTTGTGCCAACCCGTTCGGGGGCATCAGCGCGAAGCATGAGTCGTTTCAAACTTCCCGTGTGGATAGTGGCTGTCAGTTCACTTCAGACTACTTGCCGGAGACTTCATTTCTCCTACGGGGTGTATCCGCAACTTGAATTCGAACATCCGGATAACTGGCGTGATTTTACCACTAGTTGGCTTGCTCAAAACGATATGATTGGAAAATTGGTGATTTTGACGGAGGGCCCGTCATCCAAACACCCGGAAACCAACAACCGTATGGAGCTAGTGGATCTATCAAGAGTATTCTAA